A genome region from Microbacterium terricola includes the following:
- the tyrS gene encoding tyrosine--tRNA ligase: MSETVVSATAPANDPTFPNVWDEIVWRGLVHVSTDQEALRALLAGTPATYYCGFDPTAPSLHLGNLVQLLLMRRLQLAGHKPLGLVGGSTGLVGDPRPSAERTLNTRETVAEWVGYLRSQVERFLSFEGDNAARMVNNLDWTAPLSAIDFLREIGKHYRVGTMLKKDAVSARLNSEAGISYTEFSYQILQGMDYLELHRQYGCVLQTGGSDQWGNLTSGTDLIHRVEGVSVHAIGTPLITNSDGTKFGKSEGNAIWLDPAMCSPYRMYQFWLNTDDADVISRLKVFTFLTRAEIEEYEALVAAEPFRRAAQKRLALEVTTTVHGADAAAAVVAASDALFGQGDLAALDAETLRTALEELPHAAVPAGTGILQALVDTGLVASISEGRRAIAQGGVSLDGAKVDDESATVSGSLPGGVSVLRRGKKTLAGVFVGA, from the coding sequence GTGTCTGAAACCGTCGTGAGCGCGACCGCGCCCGCCAACGATCCGACGTTCCCGAACGTCTGGGACGAGATCGTCTGGCGCGGGCTCGTGCATGTGTCCACCGATCAGGAGGCGCTGCGCGCCCTGCTCGCCGGGACGCCCGCGACGTACTACTGCGGCTTCGACCCGACCGCCCCGAGCCTGCACCTGGGCAACCTGGTGCAGCTGCTGCTCATGCGCCGGCTCCAGCTGGCCGGTCACAAGCCGCTCGGACTCGTCGGCGGCTCGACGGGCCTCGTCGGCGATCCCCGGCCGTCCGCCGAGCGGACCCTCAACACGCGCGAGACGGTCGCCGAGTGGGTGGGGTACCTCCGCTCCCAGGTCGAGCGCTTCCTCAGCTTCGAGGGAGACAACGCCGCGCGGATGGTGAACAACCTCGACTGGACCGCGCCCCTCAGCGCGATCGACTTCCTGCGCGAGATCGGCAAGCACTACCGGGTCGGCACGATGCTGAAGAAGGATGCGGTGAGCGCCCGCCTCAACTCAGAGGCCGGCATCAGCTACACCGAGTTCAGCTACCAGATCCTCCAGGGGATGGACTACCTCGAGCTGCACCGGCAGTACGGCTGCGTGCTGCAGACGGGCGGGTCCGACCAGTGGGGCAACCTCACCAGCGGAACGGACCTCATCCACCGCGTCGAAGGCGTGTCCGTGCACGCGATCGGGACGCCGCTGATCACGAACAGCGACGGCACGAAGTTCGGCAAGAGCGAGGGCAACGCCATCTGGCTCGACCCCGCGATGTGCAGCCCGTACCGGATGTACCAGTTCTGGCTGAACACCGACGATGCCGACGTCATCTCGCGGCTCAAGGTGTTCACCTTCCTGACCCGCGCCGAGATCGAGGAGTACGAGGCCCTGGTCGCGGCGGAGCCGTTCCGGCGAGCGGCGCAGAAGCGCCTCGCGCTCGAGGTCACCACCACCGTGCACGGCGCGGACGCCGCCGCAGCGGTGGTCGCCGCATCCGACGCGCTGTTCGGGCAGGGCGACCTCGCCGCGCTCGACGCCGAGACGCTGCGCACCGCGCTCGAGGAGCTGCCCCACGCGGCAGTTCCCGCCGGCACCGGAATCCTGCAGGCTCTGGTCGACACCGGCCTGGTCGCGAGCATCTCGGAGGGCCGTCGCGCGATCGCCCAAGGCGGCGTCTCCCTCGACGGCGCCAAGGTCGACGACGAGTCCGCCACGGTGTCCGGCTCGCTGCCCGGCGGGGTGTCGGTACTCCGGCGCGGCAAGAAGACGCTCGCCGGGGTGTTCGTCGGGGCCTGA
- a CDS encoding DUF4184 family protein, whose protein sequence is MPFTPSHAVVALPFVRTPLVPAAIAVGAMAPDLPLFVRDSPLTYQVTHTNIAVAVLVSLALLLVWWALLRPAVRELSPRWLAARLPGEWDATGREIVATVRAPRPGARRAVWRSGGVLAILLALSLVLGVVSHIAWDAFTHDGRWGVSLFPALGEYWGPLLGYKWLQYGSGVIGVVILTVSAALWMRGRDAATPVDRVLPAAIRVGWWISLPIVLVAGWLIGLAVYGPLTAEWTPAHLAYRVLPPASAAWGVLTLGLCVAVQVLRRRRPAGA, encoded by the coding sequence ATGCCGTTCACGCCGAGCCACGCCGTCGTCGCTCTGCCGTTCGTCCGCACACCGCTGGTGCCCGCGGCCATCGCGGTCGGCGCGATGGCGCCGGATCTGCCGCTGTTCGTGCGCGACAGTCCGCTGACCTACCAGGTCACCCACACCAACATCGCGGTGGCCGTGCTGGTCTCGCTCGCGCTGCTGCTCGTGTGGTGGGCGCTGCTGCGCCCGGCTGTGCGCGAGCTCTCTCCTCGATGGCTCGCGGCGCGGCTGCCGGGGGAGTGGGACGCAACGGGACGCGAGATCGTCGCGACGGTCCGGGCACCGAGACCGGGTGCGCGTCGCGCGGTGTGGCGCAGCGGTGGCGTGCTCGCCATCCTCCTGGCACTGTCCCTCGTCCTCGGGGTCGTCTCGCACATCGCGTGGGACGCGTTCACGCATGACGGCCGCTGGGGTGTGTCGCTCTTTCCCGCACTGGGCGAGTACTGGGGACCGCTGCTCGGCTACAAGTGGCTGCAGTACGGGTCCGGCGTGATCGGGGTGGTCATCCTCACGGTGTCCGCCGCACTCTGGATGCGCGGGAGGGATGCTGCGACCCCGGTGGACCGCGTGCTCCCTGCCGCGATCCGGGTGGGCTGGTGGATCTCGCTGCCCATCGTCCTGGTCGCCGGCTGGCTGATCGGTCTCGCTGTCTACGGTCCGCTCACTGCGGAGTGGACGCCCGCGCACCTCGCATACCGCGTGCTGCCGCCGGCATCCGCCGCATGGGGAGTGCTGACCCTCGGGCTCTGTGTCGCTGTGCAGGTGCTGCGCCGGCGTCGACCGGCCGGCGCCTGA